From a region of the Buchnera aphidicola (Aphis fabae) genome:
- the adk gene encoding adenylate kinase has protein sequence MRIVLLGAPGSGKGTQSKFITEKYKIPQISTGDILRAHIKLKNKIGKKIYNILKNGELVSDNIVCNLIYERIKQKDCSQGFLLDGFPRTIQQAEYISNLDIKINFVFEFIVPDALILQRISGRRIHIQSGRTYHIYFNPPKQEGKDDITKETLIIREDDKIESIQNRLENYKKNNHILNKYYLKEEQLKKLKFFKIDGIKKPDIIKKEIQKIIESNFCVLQDSNL, from the coding sequence ATGCGTATTGTTTTATTAGGTGCACCAGGTAGTGGAAAAGGAACTCAATCTAAATTTATTACAGAAAAATATAAAATCCCACAAATATCTACAGGAGATATATTACGTGCACATATTAAATTAAAAAATAAAATTGGGAAAAAAATATATAATATTTTAAAAAATGGAGAATTAGTTTCAGATAATATTGTTTGTAATCTTATTTATGAAAGAATCAAACAAAAAGATTGTAGTCAAGGTTTTTTATTAGATGGATTTCCAAGAACAATTCAACAAGCAGAATATATATCAAATTTAGATATTAAAATAAATTTTGTTTTTGAATTTATTGTACCAGATGCATTAATACTTCAAAGAATATCAGGTAGAAGAATACATATACAATCAGGTAGAACTTATCATATCTACTTTAATCCCCCAAAACAAGAAGGAAAAGATGATATAACCAAAGAAACACTGATTATTCGAGAAGATGATAAAATCGAAAGCATTCAAAATAGACTTGAAAATTACAAAAAAAATAATCATATATTGAATAAATATTATTTAAAAGAAGAACAGTTAAAAAAGTTAAAATTTTTTAAAATTGATGGAATAAAAAAACCTGATATTATTAAAAAAGAAATACAAAAAATAATAGAAAGTAATTTTTGCGTTCTACAGGATTCGAACCTGTGA
- the folD gene encoding bifunctional methylenetetrahydrofolate dehydrogenase/methenyltetrahydrofolate cyclohydrolase FolD has protein sequence MAAIIIDGRKIAENLEIKILKKIQKRQKNGKRIPGLAMILIGNNSASQVYVNKKILACKNVGLISKYWNFPNTVKEEKILHLIDKLNNDINIDGILIQLPIPKKINHFKIFTSIRPDKDVDGFHPYNTGLLCQRNPTLRACTPKGIITMLNYMKIKTHGLNAVVVGASNIVGRPMSLELLLAGCTTTITHRFTKNLKNHVNNADLLIVAIGKPNFLKGSWIKQDSIVIDVGINQLPNGSIVGDVDFKSASLKASYITPVPGGVGPMTVITLLQNTLEACEKYHDI, from the coding sequence ATGGCGGCAATAATTATAGATGGTAGAAAAATAGCAGAAAATTTAGAAATAAAAATTTTAAAAAAAATACAAAAAAGACAAAAAAATGGAAAAAGAATTCCAGGATTAGCAATGATTTTAATAGGAAACAATTCTGCTTCTCAAGTTTATGTAAATAAAAAAATATTAGCTTGTAAAAATGTTGGATTAATTTCTAAATATTGGAATTTTCCAAACACTGTTAAAGAAGAAAAAATATTACATCTTATTGATAAATTAAATAATGACATTAATATAGATGGTATTTTAATTCAACTACCTATTCCTAAAAAAATTAATCATTTTAAAATTTTTACAAGTATCAGACCAGATAAAGACGTAGACGGATTTCACCCATATAACACAGGATTATTATGTCAAAGAAATCCTACTTTAAGAGCTTGTACTCCCAAAGGTATCATTACTATGTTAAATTATATGAAAATTAAAACACATGGACTGAATGCAGTTGTAGTAGGGGCATCTAATATAGTAGGAAGACCTATGAGTTTAGAATTATTATTAGCAGGATGTACAACAACTATTACACATAGATTTACTAAAAATTTAAAAAACCATGTAAATAATGCTGATTTATTAATTGTTGCTATTGGAAAACCAAATTTTTTAAAAGGAAGTTGGATAAAGCAAGATTCTATTGTAATTGATGTCGGAATTAATCAATTACCAAACGGTTCTATAGTTGGTGATGTTGATTTTAAATCCGCATCCTTAAAAGCTTCTTATATAACTCCAGTTCCAGGTGGAGTTGGGCCGATGACTGTTATAACATTACTTCAAAATACGTTAGAAGCTTGTGAAAAATATCATGACATTTAA